Genomic DNA from Klebsiella variicola:
GAGGCTGAGGCATGAATACCCTGTTTGCCCTTGTCATCAGCGTTTGTGCTCTCACTGGTGAATGCTCTGATGTTCTGATCGGTGTTTATCCATCAGAGGCCAGTTGCAACAGCAACGCCGATGAACAAAAAGTACAGGGCCAGTGCCTCCCCTACCGAAATGCACAAAACATGGCTGACGACCAACAGCCTGCAGTGAGTTTTTGAATCGAGTTTTGACCAATGGCCGTTACGGCCGGAGAAGTGATTATGGAATTTGGAATGAAACGCGTTCTGGCATCTGTCCAGGCCGCCGCCACTTTGAATAAGCTCTATGACGGCTCGCCCGTTTCACTGACGGCCATCAGTAAAGAGTCAAAGCTGTCTACTTCATACCTTGAGCAGATCTTCAAAAAGCTGCGGGCGGGTAACCTGGTAATTTCACAGCGTGGCCCAGGTGGTGGTTATAGCCCCCGCGGCGATGACATCACCGTTACAGAAGTGATCACTGCGGTATCTAAACTGCCAGCCCATAAAACTTTTGAGCCTATCCTGCGAGCGCTTGACGACGTTCGCGTATCACAGCTGCTGCGGGGCGATTCGCCAGCCCCATAAAGCACAAAACCCGCGCAAGGCGGGTTAAGTACCCGGTCAGCCGACCAAAGCTTTCCGGAATCGAGTTTTGACCAATGACCACCACCAGGGCGGCTGCCATCAGCTGCCGGGTATCTTACAATCCAAAGGAGCCCAAACGCAATGAACAACTACCCGTATCTCATTAAAGCGAAGGCAAAAGCAAACGAAGCGAAAAGTCTCTTCTGCTGGTTCTCTGCTAAATCCGATTCTCGCGCCGAGCGCAAAATCCTGGACATCCTGGAAGACGCTGAAATTAACGTT
This window encodes:
- a CDS encoding Rrf2 family transcriptional regulator, with the protein product MEFGMKRVLASVQAAATLNKLYDGSPVSLTAISKESKLSTSYLEQIFKKLRAGNLVISQRGPGGGYSPRGDDITVTEVITAVSKLPAHKTFEPILRALDDVRVSQLLRGDSPAP
- a CDS encoding DUF1482 family protein produces the protein MNTLFALVISVCALTGECSDVLIGVYPSEASCNSNADEQKVQGQCLPYRNAQNMADDQQPAVSF